GGGGTACTCACACAGGAaacaaggatttcaggaacaagttaatcaaagtccaaagcatTTAGGGCACAGGATCCAGGATacaacagcacagaaacatttatgactcagccctgagcaaagctcagggcggggttaataaagggcaggtaattgggaatggggaacacatgagggtaaacgaggtgggtggagaatagggaggaacagaagaacaaactgtgaacaggcagatagcaTAAGTAACAACAAGAGTTCATGATGAGCCCCAAGAGCCCCTGGTGGCTCATCTGGCAAGGTGCCGTGTCCAGAACCCAGGGATCGATCCTGGGCTTATCCTGACAGTACTCCCCCCTTAATGGTCGACCTCTGGGCGACCCAAACGAaagacccccatcctttttagtccaatgacTGGAGATGGGGGACAAAAAGTCTTGCTAGGATCAGAGGCAGAAGGACCATCAGGAcccaaggctggagagccgccagggtcaaaggctggagagccgccagggtcaaaggctggagagccgccagggtcaaaggctggagagccgcctgGGACCGGAGGGCCGCCTGGGACCGGAGGACCACCTGGAGCCACGTCTGAGACCgggaaggctgctggcacaggaactgcagacgggaccactggcacaggaactgcagacgggaccactggcacaggaactgcagacgggaccactggcacaggaactgcagacgggaccactggcacaggaactgcagacgggaccactggcacaggaactgcagacgggaccactggcacaggaactgcagacgggaccactggcacaggaactgcagacgggaccactggcacaggaactgcagacgggaccactggcacaggaactgcagacgggaccactggcacaggaactgcagacgggaccactggcacaggaactgcagacgagaccactggcacaggaactgcagacgggaccactggcacaggaactgcagacgggaccactggcacacaggctggaagcggctgggctgctggcacacaggctggaagcggctgggctgctggcacacaggctggaagcggctgggctgctggcacacaggctggaagcggctgggctgctggcacacaggctggaagcggctgggctgctggcacacaggctggaagcggctggggaACCGACACTGAAacaggaggcagctttcggggagccggcactggagcaggaggcagcaggagcagcagcagcattcCCATTGACCATAGCAATAGGCACAAAAGATGAATTGACACTAGATACAAGCACTATCTATAGTGAATCCAGTTTGTATAAATTCTTCCTTCCATAAATAGTAAACAAGGCTCCAATATATCCAGTTTTCTGTATGTTGACAGagaatatagatacatatatggTACAAGAGAATTTAATAATGGGTAATTTATAAATGCAGTGCAAGTTGTAATTTTTTGAACCACAATGCGTCATTTGTTTGCAGATTTTCAGCAATGCAATTGCACGTGCATGTCTTCACAAATTGGGTGCAAGTTGTGGCTTACATTTTCAAAGTGGGTATTGTGTCACAtcagcacattaaggggcagatttacatagggttaattaaccctcgatatttgactgccgaatgtaaatccttcgactttgaatgtcgaagtcgaatgatttagcgctattcctacgatcgaacgatcgaaggaataatcattcgatctaacgattaaatccttcgaatcaaacaattcgaaggattttaatccatcgatcgaaggatattccttcgatcagaaaattgttaggaagcctatggggaccttccccataggctaacattggcctgggtaggttttaggtggcaaactaggtattttttaaagagacagtacttcgactatcgaatggtcgaatagttgaacgatttttagtttgaatcgttcgattcgaagtcgaaggttgaaggttgaagtagcccattcgatggtcgaagtagccaaaaaaaacattcgaaattcgaagtttttttcctctattccttcactcgcgctaagtaaatgggccccaaagttaAAATGGCATTCAGATTCAGAAGAAGAGACAGGAGGAACATTAATGCAACTACATGGAGGTACAAGGAGCATGTTTGTATGAATGTCAACACATGCTTTCAATTTAGGGcgatttatcaagggctgaataGTAAGTTTccaagtgtcaaaattcacacattcaaattttaatccccctacttgaatgtaaattcaaatgtgagatttatcacccctCAACCGTGGAAACGGTCCTTATtgaaatattcgccacctaaaacctgccgagttcacgtacagagtcaagtcaatggcagaggtatcttgagccatttggagatgttaatagcattcctgacattcgagttttattACTCGGTCCATACAAATcgaatacaattcgaattttcgggtcagaaCAATTCGATCGTGTATTAGCCATTCAATTTTCTGAAATatcctcccagtcgaattgtcaGCATATCcggattaaaaataatttacactaaTTCGAATAGTCAAAAGTGGGCCTCTATACGTcactgaaattcatttaaataaaagttcTATCTGTTTTTATTCCCATGTGTTGTACCATCTCTGCAGAAAACTGTTAAAGAGAATTTTTTGATTCCATTAAATGTGCACAGCACAAAATATAGTACGTCCAAATTGTGACAAATTATATTTCGATATCTACCAATATGAATTATTATAACAACGAATATGCTTCTTTTCTGCAGGAGCAGGGATGGATAATATGTTCATTATTATCTCTTGCTGGCAGCAGACTAAAATAAGGGCTTCCCTTGAGGAACGGATGGCTGAAACCTACCAAGAGGCCGCAGTCTCCATCACCATCACCACTCTGACTGATGTCCTGGCTTTCTACATAGGGATAATGACTCACTTCCCATCTGTGCAGTCATTTTGCATCTATACTGGTACTGCCCTTGTATTTTGCTACTTGTACTGCATTACCTTTTTCGGTGCTGTGTTGGCCCTTAACGGAAGGCTTGAAAACGACAATAGACATTGGTTAATCTGTGTGAGAGTGAAGGATGCAGAGGAATCTGCTCACAATGTTATGCATCAAATGTGCTGCCTTGGTGGATCTTTTGAAACATCAGGTGGAACAGAAATTGAGCACCCTGTAACAGTGTTCTTCCATAAGTATTATGGTGTATTTCTTACAAATCAATGGACAAAAGTGCTGACTGTACTTCTCTATCTTGGGTACCTGGCCATTAGCATTTATGGCTGTTTTAAGTTACAAGGGGGTGTTGATGTTCAGAAGTTGCCAAATGATAATTCTTATGTGAGTCAGTATTATGCTAACGAGGCGTTGTACTTTGCAGCTCATGGTCCCAGGATTATGGTTGTTGTAAACAGTGAACTAGAGTATTGGAAACCCAAAACCTCTAAAGAGATAGAAACCTGCATGCAGAAGCTAGAGAATAATTCTTACGTTGACAAGAAATTCACAGAGTCCTGGCTGAGAACATATGAGGGTATTTCTAAAGCCCTTAATGTGAGCATAATAACCCAGGATGGTTTCATGGATAATTTAGATATAATATTTGCTTATTTTGCAAGTTCCAAGCAAGATGTAGATGTGGAGGGGAATAAAATCAAAGCTTCCCGTTTCTTTGTACAGACTATTAATCTAGTCGGTACCATTGATGAGAGAAACATGGCGACCCAATTGCGTGGTATTGCTGCAAGCTGCAACATCCCGGTGTTCGTGTATCACCCCATTTTTATCTGCTTGGATCGGTACGCTTTAATTATTCAGAGCGCCATCCAAAATATTATTGTGGCTGTTGTTGTAATGCTAGTGGTCTCTTTGTTGTTCATCCCAAACCCATTATGTTCTTTGTGGGTGACGTTTGCAATAGCTTCTATAATAGTTGGTGTTGCCGGTTTCATGGCCTTTTGGAAAGTCGATCTAGACTCCATATCACTGATCACCCTTGTTATATGCATAGGCTTCTCCGTGGATTTCTCCTCTCATATTGCCTACGCGTGGTTTTCCAGTAAAAAAGAAAAGCCAGAAGAGAGAGTGATTGATGCTTTGCATGTTCTAGGATATCCCATAGTACAAGGAGCTCTCTCCACAATTCTAGGGGTGGTGGCCCTTTCTGTTGCAGAGAGTTATATCTTCAAAACGTTTTTTAAGCTCACTTGCCTAGTTATTGCATTCGGGGTTCTTCACGGCCTGGTGTTTATTCCAGTCTTCTTAACGATGATAGTATGCCCCAAATGGTCCCGTGGCAGTAAAGTGAAACCTCAAAAGATAAGTCACCAGCCAGCAGATACAATGGCAGAACCAAAGAGACAAAgagaaaatcaaatcaaaaaagaGGATCTGCCAGGGTATCCATGCTCGGTGCCAGATATGATAAACACCGGTATTCCGTTCACCACTTGCTACTACTTAGGTTGGAAAAGGGGTGTATTTACTAtttttcaccctgaaaaatgCCCTCAAGAAAAATGAGAGTTAAAACAAAGATGTatagttgagaaaaaaaaaatgctacagcCTCACTTGGAAGGTAGAACTGACCTGCACTGTTCTTATTTTGTCAGCCATGCAAAGAGTGTGAAATGTGTCTCAAAATAAAGCAACTGGAAACCAGATTTAACCTCCCAGCAATGTTATTTAAGTGATGAATATTTCTACTCAATTGCCACTATAAGAATGAATTACATATGGCAATTAATGTGAGTTTAATAACCTGCAAGTAGGGGCAGGTATACACTGTACAGTGTACCGGACTGCCTAATATTGGGCTAAATAAGATGATAAAAACGACTAGGGTTGTATCAAgacaagtataggattcattatccagaaacccgctatccagaaagctccaaattacaaaaaaaaccccatctccCTATATAAATTCTATTCtactaaaataattctttttctcaataataataaaacagtacatctAGTATAAgtgattctaaaacaactggtgagtaatcattgaagacgtttcactactcatctgaagaagctgctcggatgagtagtgaaacgttttcaatgattactcagcaagtgcagttgttttataattactaaaacactagatataccatgaccttgatgaatgaaaatcttcatagccaataaaacagtatcttgtacttgatcctaaccaagaaatacttaatccttattaggGGTAACACAATCCTTTTTGGGTTTATTCAGGGTctgactggagccttgggggcccaccagggctacaaaatgagaaaaaacatttgaaaagacatcaaatgcaaacaaaaaataatagcTTTCAGTTGTCTAGAGCTTTAAAGTCACACGACTTTAAGGGTTTCGATTCAGTTTGGCGACACACGTGGGATTCAACCAAATTCGAATCAAGCAAAATGTTCTAggaaatcctggatttagtgcatcacTAAAAATGACTAACTGCTATTTTCACAATTTAATTTCCACTACTAACTCTGATGACAAACagaacacagtacaggtatgggacctgttatcgagaatgcttggaacctggggtttgtccaaataatggatctttctataatttggatctccataccttatgtctactagaaaatcatttaagtattacataaacccaatcgGTTGGtcttgcctccaatacggattaattacgtatatcttagttgggatcaagtacaagctactgttttactgtattattacagagaaaaaaatggattatttggataaaatggagtctttgggagatggttaTTCCTTAATtctggactttctggataacaggtttctgaataacggaccccatacctgttcACAGGTAGATTTATCCATGGGTTTAGGCATCAGGCAAAACACCACTCTGTAGTAAAACAgaaatcaattatggggtagctgctgtctatacagcgagtactgtgcacaggtccaattaaaccaaggtaaatatcaaagacatgcacagtttctcgcttaaaaacatttattggtgcatataaaccacaaaaaataacatatcaatattcaattcacacacaccacaaagcagtgtctcccccccagtctgcctacctgttgttagccacaccctcctgacgcgtttcgcgctattgggcgcttcatcagaggaggtgagaaactgtgcatgtctttgataaaACACCACTCTGTGCCTGCCATTGCTCTTAACACTAATATATGGAAAGCACCccagtctactagaatatcatgtaaacattaaataaacccaatattattattatcccagATTGCTGATTATGTGTATGTGTGCACTAAATAAGGGAGTCAGGAGGCTTATTAAGCATATGCATGTGAGGAAACTTGGCTGCCCATATgtggagctccctcccagtgcgggAGGTAAAGTGTCGGTGGGAGGTGTGGGCCCTCcggtgggggaaaaaaatttagcCCTGATAGgtgtcttttaaaggggaccatCACCCACaactgaaaatctgtataatgaaagtccttttcaaattaatcatgaaacccaaattcttttttttattaaaagaaccatactggttataaacttatttaaaactctcagctgtcaatcatttattgcctgccactcctctatgccttaggcactgCCTATGCCTAGAGGTCACTGCATTCCTTACATTTCCCCTCCATCTCCAACATTTAATTTTGCAGCCAGTGCATGGACATggccccattttggtgcataaacaagattttggcatgatctaaagcttgtcttaataactgtgtccacaaaatggctgccgcctgtgattgtaaattccaagactaaaagaaacaagctttaaaaaatttaagtgaagtttattttgcttgacttaacatcataaaacaggatttggaataatttttttagggtgacaggtcccctttaaatagttataCATGTGGCTACATTTATTTGCATTCGGTTGGCCACCAAATCTAACAGTCTTAAATTGATATACTCTATGCTTATTCcaaaaacagaacattattgagAAAGGCAAATTCACTTTGGGTTGCCACTGTGTTCGGCCCCATGGTGAATTCATTTGCTAAGTAATGCAGCATTGCTCCACCATTTTTGTTccttttgtcagacataaggtggcaatacaaacaagggaaagttgtgctcaccactaatttttaaaaccattaggcgggggtgcaatgaggctgtgaccacaaaagtAAAActattagtggtgagcacaactttcccttgtttgttatagttatacaggagcagtgaccagctccatgttgtagctcccacccctcccagctatagtcaggtgatcccactggtgtctaataaaagggcagccaagtttgggagttttactttgaaagcagcaagttaagttgcaggtaagatttagtccctttgtaaaatgtataattaagcgattgaattcttaatgaatcagatgaaaattaagcgtaggactggccagatatgggatgactttgacgtagttggccagcttaaaaatatttcatatattatatattatatggacaaacaatccctgttttgtttaaagggtaaggcatttttcagtagcagtatgcacaaaatgtctctgtcttaaatatattgataatgggttgagtgcagaggactcttgtatttgtctagaaGGTGGCTATACACCATAAGTCCCCCGACACCACAGgtaagctgctgaatcagtctaaaggtggccatagacaggccgataaaagctgccgacaaactgcgtcggcagcttattggcccatgtgtggccctccgatgggcttctccaattgatatctggcagaaagttggccagatgttgattgggcaggggtAAAATTCCCGTTGGATCCTGGACCGTATGTGTTTGTTGATGCTgtcccacaatccgaccgcccgtatgatccaatcattgggccctagggcccatgcttggatcagcccgatatcacccacctcaaggtgggcatatcgttgagatatccactcgtttggcgaaattgccaaacgagcgaatctctgtgtatggctaccttataGGAGCTGAATCAGCAAATTAAATCTGCTCATTTATAGCCACCTTTAGATGTTCAGTGCAGTAGAATTTGGCATTTTACTCTACATGCACAAGCTGAAGTCTGAGGGTCACCTTGAAAAGGTAATGCAATGGCTGCCACACTACTTCTTGCCTGGAGCTGGGATGCCTATGCGGTGATGGTGGAGGAGGTGCCAAGCTCATTTTCCATAAATATCACACCTATGTCAAAATCAGAGCATAGgaactataaatatttaatattgtatcTACCGCGATCTCATAAAGCTAATGGAAGTTCAACCTAACAACAGTATGGAGAGTAGAAAAAGAGACCCCCCTTAAAGGAAACTCTGTGACATTTCCTTGGAAAAATACTGGTGACAAACGACAGACACATCTCCCTGTATGACATTAGCCTAATGTTTCCTCTCACCTGTCATTgtgaatgtttgcttttttaaaggggacgcACAAAACCTGCGGTTAGAATATTTATTTTGGAACATTTAAACAGTATAGTTGAGCTGATAATGGTGCACTTCTGTGCCAAAAAGATGCCACGCTAAACTGATGGAATTATAATGATACTTAAGAGATCAGGTCTTGCTCTTTGTGTGCTCAGATGTTAAGTAATGAGAGTATGTCTAATTAGcagatgatttatttatttagtttcagTGTTAGTTGTTCCTGAGCTGGAGCCATTAGCAAAGCACCTCGATTAAGGTGGAAAATTGCCAAATTACAGatcaataaatatttgatttttatagCATTGTGATCCAGTTACCAAATGCCAGGCCAGTCTTCCATAAGGAGCAATGAAAGCTAACCTTCCGCAATGCAGATAAATGGCTCAGTGATTCTGCCCACTTTTAGTTACTTTGCATACagattctttttcctttaaataaagccgATTAATAAAGCCGGATTTAATGGAgcagaaattgcactttgcctaATTGatcttatagattttttttttggcagtcaAAAGGACTATTGTTGGTACATATTGTAAAATTCAATGGGAAAGATTACATCAAAATGGACTTTTAGCTGCCTCAAACCTGCTTGCACTGGGTGCAGGATGCAAATGTTTTTGCCCCCCTTAGTGCCCTAGAACTTGTGTTGGACACATAAAAAAGCCCCTCGGTTAGGGACATATTTTAAAACAGCCCTGTGTTATGGCCCTAATGCTGGAGTACATTTTCATCTAACATTATTTACTGGGCTGTCCCAGCTGGAACTAATATAAAGAACAAAAAGGCCACTATATGGGCTTCATCTAAAAGTGTATGCATTTGGTGGTGAATAAATGGTTTATATTGAGATTATTTATTAGTTTACAAGGCAAACAGGAACAGAGCTGCCGATCAATGTGGAGCCAGAGCCAAAacataaaactttatataaagaggTTTCAGAATAAAAAGTACCAAGTATCAGACTAAGGGCAGCGATTTCGCAGTGATCCGACGCActgtgcaaaatcgcaggcgtcacgttggatgcgacggaaacaaggtaagtaattaaATTGTTGCATCGTTgatgcgactgtcggatgcagacgctgcgtctgcatccgaaagtcgtgtcgcatcaacaatgtgacacaatccgacactgccattacttaccttgtttccgtcgcatccgacgcgacgcctgcgattttgcgcagcgcgtcggatcgctgaGAAATCGCCCGTGAAGTCCTGCCCTAAAGCTGCCAtagagactagtgatgtgcgggccggcccataCCCACGGGAGCCGCTGGTTTTCCCTACGGTTCGGCAGGTTCATGCCGACCCCGCACTTCCATTTGCCGGGGTTGAGCTTTTCTTCCTGCTCGCCCCGCCCGCGACCTTGAACAGCCGGCTtccaacttcatttttttttttctgacgtCATCAGCGGGGCGGGTTGGCGCAGCTCTAAAAAAGGAAGCAGGAAGTCGGGCGGGTCAAGGGAGGGTGGGTTAGGATTGGGTGCGGGTTTTATCTGACCCgcacatctctaataaagacccTTATTAGGCAACAATGTCCAAGATTCTTTAGATGTGTAAAGGAAAGCTTCCGCACCTGCCCAATgtaactacagccctttagcagtgcagATCTGTGCCTTTCAAATATacacatgctctgagctgctctcacttacctgagcttagggaccaacgcacaatatactgaatgtagatgtcacaatatagggctgaGCTCAGAAACCAGGACATTTTGCACCAGAATAaccaaccctgtagcatcagcttatttgacAGACAAACATCATCTGCTtcatgatttgtgacaacccctaagcttagtttctaaTAAGCTGCtgaaagcccactgagcatgtgcagtgtcacagacactcctagcAGAATCCAAGATGAACACTCccgtgacaactttgaaggcctggatcattactgccaGGGGCGTTTcaccatgaggcaaggtgagtacgtTGCCTCAggcgtagtgatgggcgaatttattcacttcggtgaagcgaaacggcgcaaattcgcccatcactactcaggcggcatctccccagtagttaccaggggcagcaaaaagccactcctggtaaatttaagagccgaatttctgctAATTAAACCAGAAATGCGtgttttctagcgcagagagcttgattttgctctctgctctagcgatgcagccccctcTGGACCCCGTCGGAATTTCCAACGACTCCTCAGGTGGCAGTAATAGCTGAAGCGCACTTGATTACTGCTTTACAGATGGTGAACTTTAGAGGgaaaatttattaaggttcgaatgataaattcaaattttcaaaactcacaaattcaagttgggaataatccaaactaatCATACCTGGGAACAACTTGAATTCGATAGTACGCCATTCCTAGcctttttttcggagaaaaatctTGATTCGAGTTcagtcaaatttgattcgagttttcgaaatAAGATACTATTCTGGTTTCAAGGTCATTTGAGTTATTTCGAGgttaaggaaaactataactcGGCCGTTGATAAATACGCCCTTAGGACTGGATCAATAAGTTCATtaaatacaatatggcatttctatACGCAGATAATGCAGAAATACCCTCACAAAACACACATTTCTGTCTCAGCTGCTTCCACTACTTTTACAtgatgaaaaaaacaccagcaacGCACAGTCTTaagatttccattttatttacattgttaAATAGGTTTTAGAATTTCTCAATTTACACGTCAGAACAGAATATCTTATTGCAATTCAAACCATGAAAAATACAGTAAGCAGCTGCAACGGACAACGGGCATATTGCTTGCACTGCTGCGTGGGGAATCTGCTTACAGTAAAGCCTCGAGAGAAATACAATATGTTCCTAAAAATGAAACTCAACATCtttcttgatttattataaaataaactttGCCTTGTGTATAATGGTCATTTTTTATTCGCTAGTCAAGCAACAACATGGCTGACGGATGTCTAAAGGAACATGAAACTCTTGCACAAAAAACCCTTTATTCAGTGGCTTGCGGGCTACACAATGCTGCCCAGAAACATTACAGCATAAGACAAGCAAtgggtcattaaaggggttgttcacctttaaatcaacttttagggcaaagacacacgctgcgcttccgggagattagttgcccggcgacaaatctcctcttcgagacgactaatctccccgaactgcctactcTACCtctggcactcggagctcttcgttttccttAGTCGCCCGAGTTTTCCTCGtgtgtatgatatagagagtgatattctttgtAGGAAAGCacataatccactattttggatttgttcgaactgaatccgaaccctaatttgcatatgcaaatcagcgagggggagggggaaaagaaaaacTTGTGTGCAGTACTCGGCTAAAAATTTTTtgattctttgttttgtgacaaaaagtcatctgatttaaaggtgtgg
This is a stretch of genomic DNA from Xenopus laevis strain J_2021 chromosome 6S, Xenopus_laevis_v10.1, whole genome shotgun sequence. It encodes these proteins:
- the ptchd3.S gene encoding patched domain-containing protein 3, encoding MNGCHTDCLEKPLSRGFGSLGKLIARYPWWFIVVPVALSVGSGVGFCFLEQRQIMISENQFPSTGSPLKIEGDFIRTHFPMNETEHFSTLRLYNEGSFASIIIVGLSQNLLNESNFEELQRLDTAVRSLSLDSEIHFQNLCAQINDSTCFSANPLLALIQNGTRKTNMTYPMFQNSVFLGKYIGGVTLGPDNTLLQAQALRFVYYLREDTDRERVNSAKWLNYFISSFPQQLQMLQLKSFQVYYYTSISVQKQLEEDAKRALPFFTVTFIVTILFSVLSCMRLHSVRNKIWVALFGVISPGLAILTSFGLLLFCGAPFAITAVNAPFLILGAGMDNMFIIISCWQQTKIRASLEERMAETYQEAAVSITITTLTDVLAFYIGIMTHFPSVQSFCIYTGTALVFCYLYCITFFGAVLALNGRLENDNRHWLICVRVKDAEESAHNVMHQMCCLGGSFETSGGTEIEHPVTVFFHKYYGVFLTNQWTKVLTVLLYLGYLAISIYGCFKLQGGVDVQKLPNDNSYVSQYYANEALYFAAHGPRIMVVVNSELEYWKPKTSKEIETCMQKLENNSYVDKKFTESWLRTYEGISKALNVSIITQDGFMDNLDIIFAYFASSKQDVDVEGNKIKASRFFVQTINLVGTIDERNMATQLRGIAASCNIPVFVYHPIFICLDRYALIIQSAIQNIIVAVVVMLVVSLLFIPNPLCSLWVTFAIASIIVGVAGFMAFWKVDLDSISLITLVICIGFSVDFSSHIAYAWFSSKKEKPEERVIDALHVLGYPIVQGALSTILGVVALSVAESYIFKTFFKLTCLVIAFGVLHGLVFIPVFLTMIVCPKWSRGSKVKPQKISHQPADTMAEPKRQRENQIKKEDLPGYPCSVPDMINTGIPFTTCYYLGWKRGVFTIFHPEKCPQEK